gagagagagaaaaaaagtgcaGCCTGCCTTCCTGTTTGTTGCTTTTGCTTAGTGAAACTAACTACCCACCATTTTGTGTATGAGAACCTGTGCTTTGTCACACTGAGATGGTCGAACACCAGTTCAAAGGTCACATGAGGCAGGAGCACTGATAGTTCCCACTGGACAAGACAGACATGATTTGGCACAGCGGTTAGTAAGTACAACTGCATCAAACTCATTCAtgattctgtctctgttttagCGGATGTGCTCTTAATCCCACCCAAACAGCCCTAATCGTCCAACTGTGCGAAATGCGGATGGGgattcagaggtctggaacCAGACGACCTTTCCCTGATGCAGATCCACAGATCACTTTTTCACTCTCTTGGTTATcccacaaacagaaacactatCACCGCTTTAAGCTGAAAACACAATACTGACACAGCAGAGATGCAGCATCCTCCATGCTGAGAGACTGAGAAAGTCTTCTAACCATCTATTTAAACTGAAGCACTTTGGTTTTCTAACTTTCCAAACCGTGAGAATCATAGCTGCAAGGCACGCACATGCTACAAGTGCAGGTCTGCCTCCACTTGCTGTGTAGCTGAACAGCAGGTCAGCTGGCTGGGCCTCCTGCTCCGTAGAACTGCCCAGTTTGACACAGCGGTGCACACACTCTGCTGGGAAACACTTGTCCTCACTGTGAaagactgctgtgtgtgtgtgtgtgtgtgtgtgtgtgtgtgtgtattacccAGTCATTTACATACCTTTAAAATTCCCAACAAACTTTTAGAATTCCATTGTAGCAGAAGGGCCTTTAATTTACCACCCAACCCATGATTATTCTTGCCTCAGTACTTAATCACTCCTCACCGCTGATCTAGGTGATGAGCTGCTGCCTGTACaatcatttgtattttctctgttttgaagTTAGCCTCCATTGCAGCACTTAGTGCCTGCAGTACCTTAGTAATCTTTAAACTTTTGTTTAACTTAATGAAGTCTATAAAACATATgagaacagtgaaaaatgtctgtgaCAATATCCTTGAGCCCAATGACTTTAGAAGGTTTTTTGTTCAAGCAACTGTCCAAAACTCGAGTCATTTCTTGAAATATGACTTTAACAGTGAGTTAATTATCAAGATTTAgtagttgctgattaattccCTGTTGATTTAAATATGAATTGACTACTTGCATACAGCAAGAGAGTTCAGCTCTTTTCTCTGGTGCTTTCTGTTTGACCTCAGCTTCCCCTGGTGGTAGAAGCAAAGACGACATTTGGGGTGCCTGTTGCAGCATTAGTTTCCAAACTGTTGAGCATGTCAGGCTGAATTTTGGGTAAGGTGTTTAAAATGATGCAGCAGATGTGTagaatgtttcttttttttttaaattcatagtatttatttaatttatttattcatttcatagtacagctatgaaaaaaaaattaattgtatCTTCAAATACATGCTGAAACGAGCAgatactgaacacacacagtacagtttAATATTGACTACAATAGTGTAACATCAAAAAGGTGATTTTAAGAGGAGGGCAAAATGTCCTTCTGCCGTAGGATAGTGTTAGattttttctgcatgtgtgtgtgtttctttgatgactcctcctttctcttcctgctgctgtgactgctCTGCTGCAACCTGTAGGTTTTTCGTGCCTGggctctctccttctccagcaCCTCGGTGTCGTCCAAAATCTCCAGGCCCGGGATCTGACTGATTACGTACTGTCTACGAAGGcaaaggaaatggaaaaacacGGTATTAACGCATCGTATAGTGAAGTTTGAAAAAAGAGCTCAGTTTTTACGATGACGAATGGGAACCAGCCACAAGCGAGCAAATACCCAACTTAAGTTTCTTCATGTACCTGAAGTAGGTTATGTACATTACAGAAGTTAATGTTGTGAaatggttgcagtttggttaggtttaggcaccaaaaggAAAAGATCAGAgatggtttgggttcaaataagTATGTTAGTTACATAAGTTCAGTTACATTATGTATGTTTGTTATGTACATGGCATAAGAACGGACCCTAAAATGATCACGCTGTTTCACCTGTCAGCCAAGTACATAATGCAAATGACCTGAAGtctacttcctccaccacttgCTGCAACAGTCCTTTGATAACAGAAATAATGCACCCTGGGATTTCCTTAGAACCCAAGTATGGTCAGTCTAAATAACTGTTTCAGTAACTATATTAATAATCAAACCGATGGACTTTAGTTGTGTTGATGAATTCTCCTTAGAATATTCTGTCCTGGTATTCTGTTATTGTGTTAGTTATTTGTAGTACAGCACATAAAATTATGTTTCATATGTAATATGAATGATAGGAAATCTTATTTTTGATTTCCTTTTACTATTATCAACACATCTGATTGCTCCATAATACATTCTCCTGCTCTGACAAAATCAGAGGCCCTTTGGCACAATTGTCTTGCACTAATAAACCAGATGGGGGCGCCACAGTACTATCCTGCAGCGTGGTCTGGCTTTGATGGAACTTGGACATTTGGGTTGAACAATGTGTTTTCTGGTTTTGCTGTCTGGTTTAAGTACAGTATCTCctcctgaaaaaacaaaaacatattctCTAATATGAATGAATTCTACATGGTCAGTTCATTACATTTCTGTAATGATTCTGGTTGAGTGATACTCaatcctttgtttgtttgtatctcTCTTGTTCAAGGCATAAAAgtcaaataatataatatcaagTTTAAAATGTCTCAGTGCCCTCAGTTAGTTAAAAGAAGGACCTTGATGCTCACCTGTAGTCTTTGTACTGGGTCAGACTTCCTCCATTGAAATAGCTAGGTGCTGCCTCATTGTTCATCATACTAAGGATCCTATAGTCAAAGGGAAGATAGAAACATGAAGCTGGAAGGAATGAAAATCAAAGTTACATCATGCGCCACCTCTAAATCACTCCCAGGCTCACTTTATGTTTGGGAACTTGCGTCTGATTTCTTCCACAAACACAGGCAGGTTGTTGATCTTGTTCTTGTTGATGCACAGTGTGGTGATGCTTGGCATGTAAGGAAACTTGATGTGAGACGTGTAGTTGTTGCAGTCCAGGATCAGAGTGCTGAGCTTCTCCAGCTGACCCAGCAGAGCTGGGTTCCAATAAAGACTGAATGAAGGAGAACACATCAAACTAACGCTGCTGAGGGAATACATCACTTATTGTGCAGTCCCACAAATAAACATACATTATGAGCAACAGCGACACTTGACAGTGTAGGCTAGTTGTTTGATatttaaagggtaattccaatatttttcaacttttttttgttccattttttgGCATC
The sequence above is a segment of the Pempheris klunzingeri isolate RE-2024b chromosome 23, fPemKlu1.hap1, whole genome shotgun sequence genome. Coding sequences within it:
- the LOC139223089 gene encoding leucine-rich melanocyte differentiation-associated protein; this encodes MDHHASGQHSQHSHTSSFPWLSFAYQGLTEIPYETILTQTDTLEVLDLSYNLLDDLYWNPALLGQLEKLSTLILDCNNYTSHIKFPYMPSITTLCINKNKINNLPVFVEEIRRKFPNIKILSMMNNEAAPSYFNGGSLTQYKDYRQYVISQIPGLEILDDTEVLEKERAQARKTYRLQQSSHSSRKRKEESSKKHTHMQKKSNTILRQKDILPSS